From the genome of Miscanthus floridulus cultivar M001 chromosome 10, ASM1932011v1, whole genome shotgun sequence, one region includes:
- the LOC136487541 gene encoding uncharacterized protein isoform X3, with amino-acid sequence MASAAFKSTTRRALHATTTTTTSSRSDPPPCPRRTRSRSVSAAPRPRAAHEDYANTRTNPLFDSAASPSASPPPPPPGAAASGAGASSSRGDVAGRERGREPRLKGGERGGGGRARSASVAPPQRRHTASVSSVADSAGDIGGRRASRARSVADDARTYRGSDTDAETRDVARKLQSWRSWHSVPEGKHRGTDASCSSQVSTTVAGCRQMDEATHSESSTVVSSPGHLQHNHSTVPVDPVLEIPPEFDPDSAEFISDISDYVTEYGKKNIVEIPIDFDTDAAELVSESRNSAAKQHWEQMEISLEFDTDASELVSDIWHHGANLQRGELEASLEFDPDTSELAPDITEYTLKLKQSHERARKLRADLAVEEQREQELSRMLKGIVTVPNFTETHKKRPRRKSSIERLKVSRHLAEEAMNYFEECVSISTMDSTDFSSPEDPQPNSVVNVPPKSNSRFFHKGRSIFQEPHTPADQHAHHEESDKQTQCSISATGSDVSDSVIFSHTNGAGLKIRSISSDDPDGFDTPRSRSSCFSFTHEPVKRVENCDVRQYLGNFGRGNSSRELKETRSSYFADDYASQKVNPDLLKDMVTFQNRIEYGGLVICNIRTF; translated from the exons ATGGCGTCGGCGGCGTTCAAGTCCACCACGCGCCGCGCCCTCCACgccaccactaccaccaccacctcctcccgcTCCGACCCCCCGCCGTGCCCGCGCCGCACCCGCTCGCGCTCCGTCAGCGCGGCGCCCCGGCCCCGCGCCGCCCACGAGGACTACGCCAACACGCGCACCAACCCGCTCTTCGACTCCGCGGCCTCCCCGTCCGCCTCGCCACCTCCGCCGCCCCCCGGCGCGGCTGCTAGTGGTGCTGGTGCTAGCTCCTCCCGCGGGGATGTGGCGGGGCGGGAGAGAGGGCGTGAGCCGCGGCTCAAGGGCGGGGAGCGCGGCGGCGGAGGGAGGGCGCGGTCGGCCTCCGTCGCGCCGCCGCAGCGGCGGCACACCGCCTCGGTGTCGTCGGTGGCGGACTCTGCTGGCGATATCGGCGGGAGGAGGGCTTCGCGGGCGCGGTCGGTGGCCGACGACGCACGCACCTACCGGGGCTCTGAT ACCGATGCAGAAACCAGGGATGTCGCAAGGAAATTGCAGTCATGGAGGAGCTGGCATTCAGTTCCAGAG GGCAAGCATCGGGGAACTGATGCAAGTTGTTCATCCCAGGTGTCAACAACCGTAGCG GGGTGCCGGCAAATGGATGAAGCTACCCATTCAGAGTCTAGCACTGTTGTTTCTTCACCTGGCCATCTCCAGCAT AACCATTCAACTGTACCAGTGGATCCAGTTCTGGAAATTCCTCCTGAGTTCGATCCAGATTCTGCTGAGTTTATCTCTGACATAAGTGATTATGTGACAGAATatggaaagaaaaatattgtggaAATCCCTATTGATTTTGACACAGATGCTGCTGAGCTGGTTTCTGAGTCCAGGAACAGTGCAGCAAAACAGCACTGGGAGCAAATGGAAATTTCTCTTGAGTTTGATACAGATGCTTCTGAGCTGGTTTCAGACATATGGCACCATGGAGCAAACCTGCAAAGGGGGGAATTGGAAGCTTCTCTTGAGTTTGATCCTGACACCTCTGAGCTGGCTCCTGACATAACAGAATATACATTAAAACTCAAACAG TCACATGAACGTGCTCGAAAGCTTAGGGCAGATTTGGCAGTTGAAGAACAGCGGGAACAAGAACTGAGCAGAATGCTGAAGGGCATAGTAACAGTTCCAAATTTTACCGAGACACATAAAAAACGGCCAAGAAGAAAG agtagcatagaaagACTGAAAGTGTCAAGGCATTTAGCTGAAGAGGCAATGAATTATTTTGAGGAATGTGTTTCAATTTCAACAATGGATAGCACTGATTTCTCATCACCTGAGGACCCTCAACCAAATTCAGTTGTGAATGTGCCACCAAAGAGCAATAGTAGATTCTTCCACAAAGGGAGATCAATCTTTCAAGAACCCCACACTCCGGCTGATCAACATGCCCATCATGAG GAATCTGACAAGCAAACTCAGTGCTCAATTAGCGCAACTGGATCTGATGTGTCTGACAGTGTTATCTTTAGTCACACAAATGGCGCTGGTTTGAAAATTAGGAGCATCTCCAGTGATGATCCTGATGGCTTTGACACTCCACGGAGCAGAAGTTCTTGTTTCTCTTTCACCCATGAGCCAGTAAAAAGGGTTGAAAACTGTGATGTTCGGCAATACCTTGGGAATTTTGGAAGGGGAAACAGTAGCCGAGAGCTAAAAGAGACAAGGTCAAGTTATTTTGCTGATGACTATGCCTCACAGAAAGTTAACCCGGACTTACTAAAGGATATGGTGACCTTTCAGAATCGAATAGAATATGGAGGGCTTGTTATATGTAACATTAGAACATTCTGA
- the LOC136487541 gene encoding uncharacterized protein isoform X1, whose product MASAAFKSTTRRALHATTTTTTSSRSDPPPCPRRTRSRSVSAAPRPRAAHEDYANTRTNPLFDSAASPSASPPPPPPGAAASGAGASSSRGDVAGRERGREPRLKGGERGGGGRARSASVAPPQRRHTASVSSVADSAGDIGGRRASRARSVADDARTYRGSDTDAETRDVARKLQSWRSWHSVPEGKHRGTDASCSSQVSTTVAGCRQMDEATHSESSTVVSSPGHLQHTIWQQNHSTVPVDPVLEIPPEFDPDSAEFISDISDYVTEYGKKNIVEIPIDFDTDAAELVSESRNSAAKQHWEQMEISLEFDTDASELVSDIWHHGANLQRGELEASLEFDPDTSELAPDITEYTLKLKQSHERARKLRADLAVEEQREQELSRMLKGIVTVPNFTETHKKRPRRKSSIERLKVSRHLAEEAMNYFEECVSISTMDSTDFSSPEDPQPNSVVNVPPKSNSRFFHKGRSIFQEPHTPADQHAHHEESDKQTQCSISATGSDVSDSVIFSHTNGAGLKIRSISSDDPDGFDTPRSRSSCFSFTHEPVKRVENCDVRQYLGNFGRGNSSRELKETRSSYFADDYASQKVNPDLLKDMVTFQNRIEYGGLVICNIRTF is encoded by the exons ATGGCGTCGGCGGCGTTCAAGTCCACCACGCGCCGCGCCCTCCACgccaccactaccaccaccacctcctcccgcTCCGACCCCCCGCCGTGCCCGCGCCGCACCCGCTCGCGCTCCGTCAGCGCGGCGCCCCGGCCCCGCGCCGCCCACGAGGACTACGCCAACACGCGCACCAACCCGCTCTTCGACTCCGCGGCCTCCCCGTCCGCCTCGCCACCTCCGCCGCCCCCCGGCGCGGCTGCTAGTGGTGCTGGTGCTAGCTCCTCCCGCGGGGATGTGGCGGGGCGGGAGAGAGGGCGTGAGCCGCGGCTCAAGGGCGGGGAGCGCGGCGGCGGAGGGAGGGCGCGGTCGGCCTCCGTCGCGCCGCCGCAGCGGCGGCACACCGCCTCGGTGTCGTCGGTGGCGGACTCTGCTGGCGATATCGGCGGGAGGAGGGCTTCGCGGGCGCGGTCGGTGGCCGACGACGCACGCACCTACCGGGGCTCTGAT ACCGATGCAGAAACCAGGGATGTCGCAAGGAAATTGCAGTCATGGAGGAGCTGGCATTCAGTTCCAGAG GGCAAGCATCGGGGAACTGATGCAAGTTGTTCATCCCAGGTGTCAACAACCGTAGCG GGGTGCCGGCAAATGGATGAAGCTACCCATTCAGAGTCTAGCACTGTTGTTTCTTCACCTGGCCATCTCCAGCAT ACCATTTGGCAGCAGAACCATTCAACTGTACCAGTGGATCCAGTTCTGGAAATTCCTCCTGAGTTCGATCCAGATTCTGCTGAGTTTATCTCTGACATAAGTGATTATGTGACAGAATatggaaagaaaaatattgtggaAATCCCTATTGATTTTGACACAGATGCTGCTGAGCTGGTTTCTGAGTCCAGGAACAGTGCAGCAAAACAGCACTGGGAGCAAATGGAAATTTCTCTTGAGTTTGATACAGATGCTTCTGAGCTGGTTTCAGACATATGGCACCATGGAGCAAACCTGCAAAGGGGGGAATTGGAAGCTTCTCTTGAGTTTGATCCTGACACCTCTGAGCTGGCTCCTGACATAACAGAATATACATTAAAACTCAAACAG TCACATGAACGTGCTCGAAAGCTTAGGGCAGATTTGGCAGTTGAAGAACAGCGGGAACAAGAACTGAGCAGAATGCTGAAGGGCATAGTAACAGTTCCAAATTTTACCGAGACACATAAAAAACGGCCAAGAAGAAAG agtagcatagaaagACTGAAAGTGTCAAGGCATTTAGCTGAAGAGGCAATGAATTATTTTGAGGAATGTGTTTCAATTTCAACAATGGATAGCACTGATTTCTCATCACCTGAGGACCCTCAACCAAATTCAGTTGTGAATGTGCCACCAAAGAGCAATAGTAGATTCTTCCACAAAGGGAGATCAATCTTTCAAGAACCCCACACTCCGGCTGATCAACATGCCCATCATGAG GAATCTGACAAGCAAACTCAGTGCTCAATTAGCGCAACTGGATCTGATGTGTCTGACAGTGTTATCTTTAGTCACACAAATGGCGCTGGTTTGAAAATTAGGAGCATCTCCAGTGATGATCCTGATGGCTTTGACACTCCACGGAGCAGAAGTTCTTGTTTCTCTTTCACCCATGAGCCAGTAAAAAGGGTTGAAAACTGTGATGTTCGGCAATACCTTGGGAATTTTGGAAGGGGAAACAGTAGCCGAGAGCTAAAAGAGACAAGGTCAAGTTATTTTGCTGATGACTATGCCTCACAGAAAGTTAACCCGGACTTACTAAAGGATATGGTGACCTTTCAGAATCGAATAGAATATGGAGGGCTTGTTATATGTAACATTAGAACATTCTGA
- the LOC136487541 gene encoding uncharacterized protein isoform X2, whose translation MASAAFKSTTRRALHATTTTTTSSRSDPPPCPRRTRSRSVSAAPRPRAAHEDYANTRTNPLFDSAASPSASPPPPPPGAAASGAGASSSRGDVAGRERGREPRLKGGERGGGGRARSASVAPPQRRHTASVSSVADSAGDIGGRRASRARSVADDARTYRGSDTDAETRDVARKLQSWRSWHSVPEGKHRGTDASCSSQVSTTVAGCRQMDEATHSESSTVVSSPGHLQHQNHSTVPVDPVLEIPPEFDPDSAEFISDISDYVTEYGKKNIVEIPIDFDTDAAELVSESRNSAAKQHWEQMEISLEFDTDASELVSDIWHHGANLQRGELEASLEFDPDTSELAPDITEYTLKLKQSHERARKLRADLAVEEQREQELSRMLKGIVTVPNFTETHKKRPRRKSSIERLKVSRHLAEEAMNYFEECVSISTMDSTDFSSPEDPQPNSVVNVPPKSNSRFFHKGRSIFQEPHTPADQHAHHEESDKQTQCSISATGSDVSDSVIFSHTNGAGLKIRSISSDDPDGFDTPRSRSSCFSFTHEPVKRVENCDVRQYLGNFGRGNSSRELKETRSSYFADDYASQKVNPDLLKDMVTFQNRIEYGGLVICNIRTF comes from the exons ATGGCGTCGGCGGCGTTCAAGTCCACCACGCGCCGCGCCCTCCACgccaccactaccaccaccacctcctcccgcTCCGACCCCCCGCCGTGCCCGCGCCGCACCCGCTCGCGCTCCGTCAGCGCGGCGCCCCGGCCCCGCGCCGCCCACGAGGACTACGCCAACACGCGCACCAACCCGCTCTTCGACTCCGCGGCCTCCCCGTCCGCCTCGCCACCTCCGCCGCCCCCCGGCGCGGCTGCTAGTGGTGCTGGTGCTAGCTCCTCCCGCGGGGATGTGGCGGGGCGGGAGAGAGGGCGTGAGCCGCGGCTCAAGGGCGGGGAGCGCGGCGGCGGAGGGAGGGCGCGGTCGGCCTCCGTCGCGCCGCCGCAGCGGCGGCACACCGCCTCGGTGTCGTCGGTGGCGGACTCTGCTGGCGATATCGGCGGGAGGAGGGCTTCGCGGGCGCGGTCGGTGGCCGACGACGCACGCACCTACCGGGGCTCTGAT ACCGATGCAGAAACCAGGGATGTCGCAAGGAAATTGCAGTCATGGAGGAGCTGGCATTCAGTTCCAGAG GGCAAGCATCGGGGAACTGATGCAAGTTGTTCATCCCAGGTGTCAACAACCGTAGCG GGGTGCCGGCAAATGGATGAAGCTACCCATTCAGAGTCTAGCACTGTTGTTTCTTCACCTGGCCATCTCCAGCAT CAGAACCATTCAACTGTACCAGTGGATCCAGTTCTGGAAATTCCTCCTGAGTTCGATCCAGATTCTGCTGAGTTTATCTCTGACATAAGTGATTATGTGACAGAATatggaaagaaaaatattgtggaAATCCCTATTGATTTTGACACAGATGCTGCTGAGCTGGTTTCTGAGTCCAGGAACAGTGCAGCAAAACAGCACTGGGAGCAAATGGAAATTTCTCTTGAGTTTGATACAGATGCTTCTGAGCTGGTTTCAGACATATGGCACCATGGAGCAAACCTGCAAAGGGGGGAATTGGAAGCTTCTCTTGAGTTTGATCCTGACACCTCTGAGCTGGCTCCTGACATAACAGAATATACATTAAAACTCAAACAG TCACATGAACGTGCTCGAAAGCTTAGGGCAGATTTGGCAGTTGAAGAACAGCGGGAACAAGAACTGAGCAGAATGCTGAAGGGCATAGTAACAGTTCCAAATTTTACCGAGACACATAAAAAACGGCCAAGAAGAAAG agtagcatagaaagACTGAAAGTGTCAAGGCATTTAGCTGAAGAGGCAATGAATTATTTTGAGGAATGTGTTTCAATTTCAACAATGGATAGCACTGATTTCTCATCACCTGAGGACCCTCAACCAAATTCAGTTGTGAATGTGCCACCAAAGAGCAATAGTAGATTCTTCCACAAAGGGAGATCAATCTTTCAAGAACCCCACACTCCGGCTGATCAACATGCCCATCATGAG GAATCTGACAAGCAAACTCAGTGCTCAATTAGCGCAACTGGATCTGATGTGTCTGACAGTGTTATCTTTAGTCACACAAATGGCGCTGGTTTGAAAATTAGGAGCATCTCCAGTGATGATCCTGATGGCTTTGACACTCCACGGAGCAGAAGTTCTTGTTTCTCTTTCACCCATGAGCCAGTAAAAAGGGTTGAAAACTGTGATGTTCGGCAATACCTTGGGAATTTTGGAAGGGGAAACAGTAGCCGAGAGCTAAAAGAGACAAGGTCAAGTTATTTTGCTGATGACTATGCCTCACAGAAAGTTAACCCGGACTTACTAAAGGATATGGTGACCTTTCAGAATCGAATAGAATATGGAGGGCTTGTTATATGTAACATTAGAACATTCTGA